In the genome of Camelus bactrianus isolate YW-2024 breed Bactrian camel chromosome 18, ASM4877302v1, whole genome shotgun sequence, the window TTCGGATGCAGGGGCTTGTAGGGAAGGGTCCCAGGCCTAAcactttcctctctcccctcaccccagaaTGTGCGATCAGAATGGCTCTAGGCTGTGACATCACAGAGCCCTTACCCCATCACAAGAGTGGAGGGGTGATGAGGCTGTGGCAGTGGGCCTGGGTGTGGGTGTGGCTGGTTGGGCTGGGGACTGTAGAATCAGGTGGGAAGCTGGCCTGGGAatagtggggaggaggaaggctggggtgggggagtgtcAATGCCCCTGAGAAGCTGGGAGGCCAAGCATGGGCCTTTCTCTTTGCTTTGCACACTTCTCTCCTATCCTCCCTGCCTAGTGTGGGCTTTTTGGTGGAAGGCTAGGCTGACCCTCAAGAAGTTCCTGGAACAAAAGCAGGCCCTTCCACAGCTTCACTAGACTGTGTGGCCTGGCAGGGCCCTGGGTCTGCCTCAGCCTCTGGGAGTAGGGGGCAGGGGTCTGCTTGGCTCTTTCATAGACTTTGCTCTTGGTCCCCAGCACCCAACCCGGAGAGTGCCAAGGCCTTGGCCCCAGGAGCAGAGTCTCCACTCTTCCTAGACAGACCTGACTTCTTTGATTACCCAGACTCGGACCAAGCCAGgctcctggccctggcccagTTCATTGGAGAGAGACCTGTCATCTTTAACTCAG includes:
- the C18H16orf92 gene encoding fertilization-influencing membrane protein, whose protein sequence is MQGLVGKGPRPNTFLSPLTPECAIRMALGCDITEPLPHHKSGGVMRLWQWAWVWVWLVGLGTVESAPNPESAKALAPGAESPLFLDRPDFFDYPDSDQARLLALAQFIGERPVIFNSADSDSRLFHHILVGALVVAFFFLLFQFCTHM